In one Nicotiana tomentosiformis chromosome 6, ASM39032v3, whole genome shotgun sequence genomic region, the following are encoded:
- the LOC138894579 gene encoding uncharacterized protein → MALLVKNKLRFIDETCLRRSYRGELGNQWELCNVVMLSLIGLTIFTELQPSIIYASDARNVWNEFKERFNKLNLTRFYHFWTTIGTLRQGTDFIISYYTKIKDLWDEMDLMVPGARCDCEETRPFLDQFKNLRLLQFFVGLNESYSHVRSEILLKYLC, encoded by the coding sequence ATGGCATTGTTGGTGAAAAACAAGTTAAGGTTCATAGATGAAACCTGTTTGAGAAGATCTTACAGAGGTGAATTAGGGAATCAATGGGAACTGTGTAACGTCGTGATGCTTTCATTGATTGGTCTCACTATATTTACTGAATTGCAGCCTAGCATCATCTACGCATCAGATGCGAGGAATGTATGGAATGAATTTAAGGAACGTTTTAACAAATTGAACCTTACTAGGTTTTATCACTTCTGGACAACAATAGGAACCCTAAGGCAAGGTACAGACTTTATAATATCCTATTATACTAAAATAAAGGATTTGTGGGATGAAATGGATCTAATGGTTCCAGGAGCAAGATGTGATTGTGAGGAAACTAGGCCTTTTCTAGATCAGTTCAAAAACTTGCGCTTATTGCAATTCTTTGTTGGTTTAAATGAAAGCTACAGTCATGTGAGAAGTGAGATCCTTCTGAAATACTTGTGTTAA